One region of Cyanobium sp. M30B3 genomic DNA includes:
- a CDS encoding DUF839 domain-containing protein translates to MHRRTLLIQLLGLGGAAVVAPALAGKGAEGSGSGGSAHGLAGRVAGDLPFQPLPGPMPLPGDGRSPAQQRQLYSRVAIDDRLVLPEGYRSDLLFSWGQPLADGRFGFNNDYQAFTPLANDRALLTVNFEYISPRPWQEGYSEATGGTLPFTELREALVPRGGRVDGAALAADDPLRALVLAVATAAMADLGIGVAEISRDAKGAWRAAPGRYDRRITGLSGLERPQERLRCSGPAAAVFRRRQRLGYDDGLGDQVIGSFANCAGGQTPWGTVLSAEENIQSQVVERVYADGSSPPPAERPFRFDGNRLDGLGNPFGLAGNKYGWMVELDPRRPQQPAVKHSWLGRFRHEAVGVQARAGQPLVLFSGCDRHGGHLYRFVSEGLVRDPADPANSQLLERGRLEAAQFNPDGTGRWLALDPATPLAPLRPSHYERYGLSQPTLLPHRDRSQPGAEALASDAELAAYLQQHRRLADLYPGSGEERQGAILIDAHLAANAIGATPAARPEDTVIDPRSGDLLIAFTAGGSDGEGRADPAIFAGPGGEPSWPFGWVMRLEDGLQRGGDPGSFRWRMVAAGGTPWQGGMGFAMPDNLAFDRRGNLWMVTDRSFSSADLDVFGNNACWLFPASGPRAGQALLFASGPMECELCGPCFDSAETSLFLAVQHPGETHGTRRPGAREVQAHTLQDSDGSSFQQIRELPLGSNWPSPAPGRPPRPGVVAIRRTDGQPLLG, encoded by the coding sequence GATCTGGTGGTTCGGCGCATGGGTTGGCTGGCCGGGTGGCTGGCGACCTGCCCTTTCAGCCGCTGCCGGGGCCGATGCCCCTGCCCGGCGATGGCCGCAGCCCAGCCCAGCAGCGCCAGCTCTACAGCCGCGTCGCCATCGACGACCGCCTGGTGCTGCCCGAGGGCTACCGCAGCGACCTGCTGTTCAGCTGGGGGCAGCCCCTGGCCGACGGCCGCTTCGGCTTCAACAACGACTACCAGGCCTTCACGCCCCTGGCGAACGACCGGGCCCTGCTCACGGTGAATTTCGAGTACATCAGCCCCAGGCCCTGGCAGGAGGGCTACAGCGAGGCCACCGGCGGCACACTGCCCTTCACGGAACTCCGCGAGGCACTCGTGCCCCGGGGCGGCCGGGTGGATGGGGCGGCGCTGGCGGCGGACGATCCCCTGCGGGCCCTGGTGCTGGCGGTGGCGACTGCCGCCATGGCCGACCTTGGCATCGGCGTGGCCGAGATCAGCCGCGATGCCAAGGGCGCCTGGCGTGCCGCCCCTGGCCGCTACGACCGGCGCATCACCGGCCTGAGCGGGCTGGAGCGGCCCCAGGAGCGGCTGCGCTGCAGCGGTCCGGCGGCGGCCGTGTTCCGCCGCCGCCAGCGCCTGGGCTACGACGACGGCCTGGGGGATCAGGTGATCGGCAGCTTCGCCAACTGCGCCGGTGGCCAGACCCCCTGGGGCACGGTGCTCTCGGCCGAAGAGAACATCCAGAGCCAGGTGGTGGAGCGGGTGTATGCCGACGGCTCCTCGCCGCCGCCGGCCGAGCGCCCCTTCCGCTTCGATGGCAACCGCCTCGACGGGCTGGGCAACCCCTTCGGCCTGGCGGGCAACAAGTACGGCTGGATGGTGGAACTGGACCCGCGCCGCCCGCAGCAGCCGGCGGTGAAGCACAGCTGGCTGGGCCGCTTCCGCCACGAGGCGGTGGGCGTGCAGGCCAGGGCCGGCCAGCCCCTGGTGCTGTTCTCGGGCTGCGACCGCCACGGCGGCCACCTCTACCGGTTCGTGAGCGAAGGGCTGGTGCGCGATCCGGCCGATCCCGCCAACTCCCAGCTGCTGGAGCGGGGCCGGCTGGAGGCGGCCCAGTTCAACCCAGATGGCACGGGGCGCTGGCTGGCCCTGGATCCCGCCACTCCCCTGGCGCCGCTGCGGCCGAGCCACTACGAGCGCTACGGCCTGAGCCAGCCCACGCTCCTGCCCCACCGCGACCGCAGCCAGCCGGGGGCCGAAGCCCTGGCCAGCGACGCCGAGCTGGCGGCCTACCTGCAGCAGCATCGCCGCCTCGCCGATCTCTACCCCGGCAGCGGCGAGGAGCGCCAGGGGGCGATCCTGATCGATGCCCACCTGGCCGCCAATGCCATTGGCGCCACGCCGGCGGCCCGCCCGGAGGATACGGTGATCGACCCGCGCAGCGGCGATCTGCTGATCGCCTTCACCGCCGGCGGCAGCGATGGCGAGGGGCGGGCCGATCCGGCGATCTTTGCTGGGCCTGGCGGTGAGCCCAGCTGGCCCTTCGGCTGGGTGATGCGGCTCGAGGATGGCCTGCAGCGCGGCGGCGACCCCGGCAGCTTCCGCTGGCGGATGGTGGCCGCCGGCGGCACCCCCTGGCAGGGGGGCATGGGTTTCGCCATGCCCGACAACCTGGCCTTCGACCGCCGCGGCAACCTCTGGATGGTCACCGACCGCTCCTTCAGCAGCGCCGATCTGGATGTGTTCGGCAACAACGCCTGCTGGCTGTTCCCGGCCAGCGGCCCCCGGGCCGGTCAGGCCCTGCTGTTTGCGAGCGGACCGATGGAGTGCGAGTTGTGCGGTCCTTGCTTCGACAGCGCCGAAACCAGCTTGTTCCTGGCGGTGCAGCACCCCGGCGAGACCCATGGCACACGCCGGCCTGGCGCCCGCGAGGTGCAGGCCCACACCCTCCAGGACAGCGACGGCAGTTCCTTCCAGCAGATCCGCGAGCTGCCGCTGGGCTCCAACTGGCCCTCCCCGGCCCCAGGCCGGCCTCCGCGCCCCGGGGTGGTGGCGATCCGCCGCACAGACGGCCAGCCGCTGCTGGGCTGA
- a CDS encoding high light inducible protein has translation MTAPAPRFGFVAFAETWNGRLAMLGFVIGLATELLTGRSILQQLGLG, from the coding sequence ATGACCGCACCTGCTCCTCGGTTTGGTTTCGTTGCTTTCGCTGAGACCTGGAACGGCCGCCTGGCCATGCTGGGCTTTGTGATCGGCCTGGCCACTGAGCTGCTCACCGGCCGCAGCATTCTCCAGCAGCTCGGTTTGGGTTGA
- a CDS encoding high light inducible protein, producing MTNPPANEKWFQDRAAQQILLEQLQRAELFNGRAAMLGIVIGVLTEAISGSGIAHQIGLGVLVDGYAACRSQFLPFCF from the coding sequence ATGACCAACCCCCCTGCCAACGAGAAGTGGTTCCAGGACCGCGCCGCCCAGCAGATCCTCCTGGAGCAGCTCCAGCGCGCTGAGCTGTTCAATGGCCGTGCCGCCATGCTGGGCATCGTGATCGGCGTCCTCACGGAGGCGATCAGCGGCTCGGGCATCGCCCATCAGATCGGCCTGGGCGTCCTGGTGGATGGCTATGCCGCCTGTCGCAGCCAGTTTCTGCCCTTCTGCTTCTGA
- a CDS encoding helix-turn-helix transcriptional regulator, with protein sequence MALDGSRPRQAERIGSSAGAGAVVSGRLRPGLPSLEHQLLADAQAAHQLMAAVLPLRQVRPLVAGRDFYQEIGLLHINQVPLLSYASAAAQISTGHTPAVQLVACFAGGRVARTGRGVVTSRAGSGVLLPPGACKVSGSDSCAVMTLRPEDLARTAAAISGDGAAEVFHRFAPRELGGVEARQLHALMQHLDACVASDPALPAQLGLDDLLLRLVVSWLQPLLLLGRPADHQRIGERCGRSSFDELIDYIRANLHQPLRLSELERRSHYSRRALQYAFRKKLGCTPHQWIREQRLERAMQQLRQGGRGSSIQAIALGCGYRHGGHFSADFKKRFGLTPSAARRGRGGDSTGVWTGCGTCAVLSPPCSAECPAERAPLRQGRVAAEQLDGTPVLRSRRAETGCDRRHSHPPGRPGRSDGRCPSR encoded by the coding sequence ATGGCGCTGGACGGGTCCCGGCCTCGCCAGGCCGAGCGGATCGGCAGCAGCGCGGGCGCGGGCGCAGTGGTGTCAGGGCGGCTGCGGCCGGGACTGCCGAGCCTGGAGCACCAGCTGCTGGCGGATGCGCAGGCGGCGCATCAGCTGATGGCAGCGGTGCTGCCCCTGCGCCAGGTGCGGCCGCTGGTGGCGGGGCGGGATTTCTATCAGGAGATCGGCCTGCTCCACATCAACCAGGTGCCGCTGCTCTCCTATGCGAGCGCCGCAGCGCAGATCAGCACGGGGCACACGCCGGCCGTGCAGCTGGTGGCGTGCTTTGCGGGGGGACGCGTGGCCCGCACAGGCCGGGGCGTGGTGACCAGTCGTGCTGGCAGCGGAGTGCTGCTGCCTCCGGGAGCGTGCAAGGTGAGCGGCAGCGACAGCTGCGCCGTGATGACCCTGCGGCCGGAGGATCTGGCCCGCACGGCGGCTGCGATCAGCGGTGACGGTGCTGCTGAGGTCTTCCACCGCTTTGCCCCCCGGGAGCTGGGCGGGGTGGAGGCCCGGCAGCTCCACGCCCTGATGCAGCACCTGGATGCCTGCGTCGCCAGCGATCCGGCCCTGCCGGCCCAGCTCGGGCTCGACGACCTGCTGCTGCGGCTGGTGGTGAGCTGGCTGCAGCCGCTGCTGCTGCTGGGGCGGCCGGCCGATCACCAGCGCATCGGGGAGCGGTGTGGACGCAGCAGCTTCGATGAGCTGATCGACTACATCCGCGCCAACCTCCATCAGCCCCTGCGCCTCAGTGAGCTGGAGCGCAGAAGCCACTACTCCAGACGGGCCCTGCAATACGCGTTTCGCAAGAAGCTGGGTTGCACGCCGCACCAATGGATTCGCGAGCAGCGGCTGGAGCGAGCCATGCAACAGCTGCGGCAGGGCGGCCGCGGCAGCTCCATCCAGGCGATCGCCCTGGGCTGCGGCTACCGGCACGGCGGGCACTTCAGCGCCGATTTCAAGAAGCGCTTTGGCCTCACCCCCAGCGCCGCCAGACGCGGCAGGGGGGGCGATAGTACAGGAGTATGGACCGGCTGCGGGACGTGCGCTGTCCTGTCCCCGCCCTGCAGTGCTGAATGCCCAGCGGAACGCGCGCCATTGAGGCAAGGCCGCGTCGCTGCTGAGCAGCTGGATGGGACCCCAGTGCTCAGAAGCAGAAGGGCAGAAACTGGCTGCGACAGGCGGCATAGCCATCCACCAGGACGCCCAGGCCGATCTGATGGGCGATGCCCGAGCCGCTGA
- a CDS encoding DUF4335 domain-containing protein: protein MKKTLRYDQLSCQLQVEGFPDVSIGQSGDAVGIITGWTLRWAGRPELEGRKEHLLALMQVVFPYARHLISGVARPFRSAEGAVTIGPDPDGGGHRLELVSSQPDTPPLGVELDDGELSDLVRLLDTLRLDPRLQVKLPVPDPRPLRPREVLERVPRRQRLVAPLGGAVALVLAAGLGLLLPVPPAAPPAPSSADGPATAP from the coding sequence ATGAAGAAGACCCTCCGCTACGACCAACTGAGCTGCCAGCTGCAGGTGGAGGGCTTCCCCGATGTCTCCATCGGCCAGTCGGGCGACGCCGTGGGCATCATCACGGGATGGACGCTGCGGTGGGCTGGCCGACCTGAACTGGAGGGCCGCAAGGAGCATCTCCTGGCCCTGATGCAGGTGGTGTTCCCCTACGCCCGCCACCTGATCAGTGGCGTGGCCCGGCCGTTCAGGTCCGCCGAGGGTGCGGTGACGATCGGCCCCGATCCCGATGGCGGGGGCCACCGGCTGGAGCTGGTCAGCAGCCAGCCCGACACCCCTCCACTCGGGGTGGAGCTCGACGATGGCGAGCTCAGTGATCTGGTGCGGCTGCTCGACACCCTGCGGCTCGATCCCCGCCTCCAGGTCAAGCTGCCCGTCCCCGATCCCAGGCCCCTGCGCCCGCGGGAGGTGCTGGAGCGGGTGCCGCGCCGCCAGCGCCTGGTGGCTCCCCTTGGCGGGGCGGTGGCGCTGGTGCTGGCGGCCGGCCTGGGGCTGCTGCTGCCCGTGCCCCCTGCGGCGCCCCCAGCCCCCTCCTCCGCGGATGGGCCGGCTACGGCCCCCTGA
- a CDS encoding DUF3038 domain-containing protein, whose protein sequence is MPDSPAAPVVARLPRRGLERLDLLLLCVEALDLNGGESMVWMSEQLGFSGLFPNRVELWKRRCHNPLRRNTRRGELDPAESDALIRILCAAADRLYPLVRALLATAEPEEIRRQRWTLFEQRFGELVRERLNPRRQGVQRLLDPQAGAERRRQLIQALSLAAGMGGFERLRASLCDPAA, encoded by the coding sequence ATGCCCGACTCCCCCGCAGCTCCCGTCGTCGCCAGGCTGCCGCGTCGGGGGCTGGAACGCCTCGACCTTCTGCTCCTCTGTGTTGAGGCGCTCGACCTCAACGGCGGCGAGTCGATGGTGTGGATGAGTGAGCAGTTGGGCTTCAGCGGCCTCTTCCCCAATCGCGTGGAACTGTGGAAACGGCGCTGCCACAATCCGCTGCGGCGCAACACCCGCCGCGGCGAGCTCGACCCCGCCGAGTCGGATGCCCTGATCCGCATCCTCTGCGCCGCTGCGGATCGCCTCTATCCCCTGGTGCGGGCCCTGCTCGCCACGGCTGAGCCCGAGGAGATCCGCCGGCAGCGCTGGACCCTGTTCGAGCAGCGCTTCGGCGAGCTGGTGCGGGAGCGGCTCAATCCACGACGCCAGGGGGTGCAGCGCCTGCTCGATCCCCAGGCTGGCGCGGAGCGCCGGCGGCAGTTGATCCAGGCCCTCAGCCTGGCTGCCGGGATGGGGGGCTTCGAGCGGCTGCGGGCCAGTCTCTGCGACCCTGCGGCCTGA
- a CDS encoding adenine phosphoribosyltransferase produces MDLRQLVRDVPDFPKPGILFRDLTPLMRDPQGWQEVIRQLGAVCDRLQPDLIVGIESRGFIVGTALATAVRLGFVPVRKPGKLPGAVTGVDYALEYGTDRLEITSDALSGGQRVLVVDDLLATGGTAAACAQLVEAAGGSLCGFGFVAELAALAGRSRLPDDQPVESLIIYS; encoded by the coding sequence ATGGATCTGCGACAGCTCGTGCGGGATGTTCCCGACTTCCCGAAGCCGGGCATTCTCTTCCGCGACCTCACCCCGCTGATGCGCGATCCCCAGGGCTGGCAGGAAGTGATTCGCCAGCTGGGCGCGGTCTGTGACCGCCTGCAACCCGACCTGATCGTGGGCATCGAGTCGCGGGGCTTCATCGTGGGCACCGCCCTGGCCACCGCCGTGCGGCTCGGGTTTGTGCCGGTGCGCAAGCCCGGCAAGTTGCCGGGGGCCGTGACCGGGGTGGACTATGCCCTGGAATACGGCACCGACCGGCTGGAGATCACCAGTGATGCCCTCAGCGGCGGCCAGCGGGTGCTGGTGGTGGACGACCTGCTGGCCACCGGCGGCACCGCGGCCGCCTGCGCCCAGCTGGTGGAGGCCGCCGGCGGCAGCCTCTGCGGCTTCGGGTTCGTGGCCGAGCTGGCGGCCCTGGCCGGGCGCAGCCGCCTGCCCGACGACCAGCCGGTGGAGTCCCTGATCATCTACAGCTGA
- a CDS encoding DUF2949 domain-containing protein translates to MVISSGTPPPPPPQALLRYLRSQLGLSESALALGIRQAQLEQAPLAVVLWRFGLISLQQLEQVLQWQDANL, encoded by the coding sequence ATGGTGATCAGTTCCGGAACGCCGCCGCCGCCACCTCCCCAGGCGCTGCTGCGCTACCTGCGCAGCCAGCTGGGCCTGAGCGAGAGCGCTCTGGCCCTGGGGATCCGCCAGGCGCAGCTGGAGCAGGCCCCCCTGGCGGTGGTGCTCTGGCGCTTCGGCCTGATCAGCCTGCAGCAGCTGGAGCAGGTGCTGCAGTGGCAGGACGCCAACCTCTGA
- a CDS encoding FAD-dependent monooxygenase, whose amino-acid sequence MLRLFCARSPFHVTQALATAAPRSSAPRLRALVHGAGPTGCLAALALADAGWEVTLRDPLSAEQLTGRSRAYAFNQSSQRLLARLDLWGALQPLMVPFRNLLLRDQAIGSELNFTLADLPSSVRGSGADAVGWIALHGPLMAALLQRLTAHPAIALRLQDAGETPGAGSGDTSPDLVVAADGPASPHRRQLGIGQWQWVYRQSCLTAQVELRGCGDDQAWELFRPEGPFAVLPLGERRFQLVWSAPAHRCRQLESLPPAAFLDRLAGTLPDALQPDALLDQPRAFPVALQLARRLARGRTLLVGESAHRCHPVGGQGLNLCWRDVACLHRLAGLVAAGRLGPEQLPGRYARRRWPDLLLTLLATDLLVRLFSNRSAPLLPLRRVGIALLRAGAPLRRLSLGVMTVGPTRPW is encoded by the coding sequence TTGCTGCGGCTTTTTTGTGCCCGTTCCCCCTTCCACGTGACCCAGGCCCTGGCCACTGCGGCCCCCCGATCGAGCGCCCCGCGGCTGCGGGCCCTGGTGCATGGCGCCGGGCCCACCGGCTGCCTGGCGGCCCTCGCCCTGGCCGATGCCGGCTGGGAGGTGACCCTGCGTGATCCCCTCAGCGCGGAACAGCTCACGGGCCGCAGCCGGGCCTATGCCTTCAACCAGTCGAGCCAGCGGCTGCTGGCCCGGTTGGATCTCTGGGGCGCCCTGCAGCCGCTGATGGTGCCGTTCCGCAACCTGCTGCTGCGGGATCAGGCGATCGGCAGTGAGCTCAACTTCACCCTGGCCGATCTGCCGAGCTCCGTCCGCGGCAGCGGGGCCGATGCCGTGGGCTGGATCGCCCTGCATGGGCCGTTGATGGCGGCGCTGCTGCAGCGGCTGACGGCCCATCCCGCCATCGCGCTTCGTCTCCAGGATGCCGGGGAGACGCCTGGAGCCGGCAGTGGAGACACCAGCCCCGATCTGGTGGTGGCCGCCGATGGCCCCGCCTCGCCCCACCGCCGGCAGCTGGGGATCGGCCAGTGGCAGTGGGTCTATCGCCAGAGCTGCCTCACCGCCCAGGTGGAACTGCGCGGCTGCGGCGACGACCAGGCCTGGGAGCTGTTCCGTCCGGAGGGCCCCTTCGCCGTGCTGCCCCTCGGTGAGCGGCGCTTCCAACTGGTGTGGAGTGCGCCGGCCCACCGCTGCCGCCAGCTGGAGAGCCTCCCCCCGGCGGCCTTTCTCGATCGCCTGGCGGGCACCCTGCCCGATGCCCTGCAGCCCGATGCCCTGCTGGATCAGCCCCGGGCCTTCCCGGTGGCCCTGCAGCTGGCCCGGCGCCTGGCCAGGGGGCGCACGCTGCTGGTGGGGGAGAGCGCCCACCGCTGCCATCCGGTGGGGGGGCAGGGCCTCAACCTCTGCTGGCGTGATGTGGCCTGCCTGCACCGCCTGGCCGGCCTCGTGGCCGCCGGCCGGCTGGGGCCCGAGCAGCTGCCGGGCCGCTATGCCCGCCGGCGCTGGCCGGACCTGCTGCTCACCCTGCTGGCCACCGACCTGCTGGTGCGGCTGTTCTCCAACCGCTCGGCACCGCTGCTGCCCCTGCGGCGAGTGGGCATCGCCCTGCTCCGGGCCGGTGCGCCCCTGCGGCGACTCAGCCTCGGCGTGATGACCGTGGGCCCCACAAGGCCCTGGTGA
- a CDS encoding high light inducible protein — MTQANTAPAAIRGATVTTEDGGRLNAFATEPRMEVVSSESGWGFHERAEKLNGRMAMLGFIALLATEFALGGEAFTHGLLGLG, encoded by the coding sequence ATGACCCAGGCCAACACCGCCCCCGCCGCCATCCGCGGCGCCACCGTCACCACCGAAGACGGCGGTCGCCTCAACGCCTTCGCCACCGAGCCCCGCATGGAAGTGGTGAGCTCCGAGAGCGGCTGGGGCTTCCATGAGCGCGCCGAGAAGCTCAACGGCCGCATGGCCATGCTCGGCTTCATCGCCCTGCTGGCCACCGAGTTCGCCCTGGGAGGTGAGGCCTTCACCCACGGCCTGCTCGGTCTGGGCTGA